Proteins found in one Mucilaginibacter gracilis genomic segment:
- a CDS encoding C45 family autoproteolytic acyltransferase/hydolase, which translates to MKLSTALLALALLFCLAISCKTPPADRMAKATRTEKNGWIYVHLEGSPADIGYQHGYLLSKEIDTLLHIMKSYLPVTSKKDWNFYRNAALTILWPKLEPEYQTEIKGIALGLQAKGMAYDSLDVTALNAYIELSSYYVPSVLNKIKADSANNRAPGNCSAFIANGKYTKDGKIVMGHNNWTDYIIGERWNVIADIIPEKGNHILMDCLPGFIHSGDDFLITKNGMLITETTITQFKGFDTTKTPECMRARKAAQYSNSIDDVIKIMTTDNNGGYANDWLIGDTKTNEVAKLELGLKSYRVWRSKDTAIIGSNFASDPKLIAEETTFKVDDKTTSPNARKLRMGQLMEQYKGKLDENTAKIIEGDRYDALQNKEASNRCVISGHVDEDMKGCPEWDEPPYFPMGAVQSKVTTTALAGKMQFWAHMGHPDGQDFLAAPFFKLHPQYKYQSNYLRDMKAYPWTLFEAGK; encoded by the coding sequence ATGAAATTATCCACAGCCCTTTTAGCGTTAGCCCTGCTATTTTGTTTAGCCATAAGCTGTAAAACACCGCCTGCAGACCGTATGGCTAAAGCCACCCGTACCGAAAAGAACGGCTGGATATATGTACACCTGGAAGGCTCCCCCGCTGATATTGGTTACCAACACGGCTATCTGTTATCTAAAGAGATAGATACCTTGCTGCACATAATGAAAAGTTACTTGCCGGTTACCAGCAAAAAGGACTGGAACTTTTACCGCAATGCCGCCTTAACCATTTTGTGGCCCAAACTGGAACCGGAATATCAAACCGAAATAAAAGGCATTGCCTTAGGCCTGCAAGCCAAAGGTATGGCTTATGATAGTTTAGATGTTACAGCTTTAAATGCCTACATCGAGCTGTCATCATACTATGTACCATCGGTACTGAATAAGATTAAAGCCGATAGCGCTAATAATAGAGCACCGGGAAATTGCAGTGCATTTATTGCCAATGGTAAATATACAAAGGATGGCAAAATTGTAATGGGCCATAACAACTGGACCGATTATATTATTGGCGAACGCTGGAATGTGATTGCCGATATTATCCCCGAAAAGGGCAACCATATTTTGATGGATTGCCTGCCCGGCTTTATACATAGCGGCGATGACTTTTTGATCACTAAAAACGGTATGTTGATAACCGAAACTACCATTACACAATTTAAGGGTTTTGACACTACAAAAACGCCCGAGTGTATGCGTGCCCGTAAGGCTGCCCAATACAGTAACAGTATTGATGATGTGATAAAAATTATGACTACCGATAATAATGGAGGCTATGCTAACGATTGGCTGATTGGCGATACCAAAACCAACGAGGTTGCCAAGCTTGAACTGGGACTTAAGAGTTACCGGGTGTGGCGCTCAAAAGATACAGCTATCATAGGATCAAACTTTGCTAGCGACCCGAAGCTGATTGCTGAGGAAACGACGTTTAAGGTGGATGATAAAACCACATCGCCCAATGCGCGCAAGCTTAGGATGGGCCAGTTGATGGAACAGTACAAAGGCAAACTGGATGAAAACACCGCCAAAATTATTGAAGGCGACCGTTATGATGCCCTGCAAAATAAAGAAGCCAGTAACCGATGTGTGATAAGCGGCCATGTGGATGAAGATATGAAAGGCTGCCCCGAATGGGATGAGCCACCATACTTCCCGATGGGGGCGGTACAAAGCAAGGTTACCACTACAGCATTGGCAGGAAAAATGCAGTTTTGGGCACACATGGGCCACCCGGACGGTCAGGATTTTTTAGCCGCTCCGTTTTTTAAACTGCACCCGCAGTATAAATACCAAAGCAATTATTTAAGGGATATGAAAGCGTATCCGTGGACTTTATTTGAGGCAGGGAAGTAA
- the rpsL gene encoding 30S ribosomal protein S12, with protein sequence MPTIQQLVRKGRVAMVDKSKSPALDSCPQRRGVCTRVYTTTPKKPNSAMRKVARVRLTNGKEVNAYIPGEGHNLQEHSIVLIRGGRVKDLPGVRYHIIRGALDTSGVAGRNQRRSKYGTKRPKPGQVAAPAKGAPAKKKK encoded by the coding sequence ATGCCTACTATTCAGCAATTAGTTAGAAAAGGTAGAGTAGCTATGGTTGACAAGAGTAAGTCGCCAGCGTTGGACAGTTGTCCACAGCGAAGAGGCGTGTGCACCCGTGTGTACACCACTACCCCTAAAAAACCAAACTCAGCAATGCGTAAAGTTGCGCGTGTACGTTTAACCAATGGTAAAGAGGTTAATGCTTACATCCCTGGCGAAGGCCACAACTTGCAAGAGCACTCTATCGTGTTAATTCGCGGTGGCCGTGTTAAAGATTTACCAGGTGTACGTTACCACATCATCCGTGGTGCTTTAGATACATCAGGTGTTGCAGGTCGTAACCAACGTCGTTCAAAATACGGTACTAAACGTCCTAAACCAGGACAAGTTGCAGCTCCTGCTAAGGGCGCTCCTGCTAAAAAGAAGAAATAA
- a CDS encoding DUF2147 domain-containing protein has translation MRKNWGYVIITMFFMGIASGVCAQSVPALPSDHICGRWMIVQKNLKVEIYREGQEFRAKIIWFNDDDDKSRPMETRLDLDNPDPKMRTQKILGSSILQKLSYKPASNSWENGVIYDALHGHHWDASAYITKKGELKVTGYWHFKFIGKTLTFIRI, from the coding sequence ATGCGTAAAAATTGGGGCTATGTTATAATAACCATGTTTTTCATGGGTATAGCTAGTGGTGTATGTGCCCAAAGCGTTCCGGCTTTGCCTTCCGACCATATTTGCGGCAGGTGGATGATTGTACAAAAAAATTTAAAGGTTGAAATTTACAGAGAAGGACAAGAATTTAGGGCCAAAATAATTTGGTTTAATGATGATGACGACAAAAGCCGCCCAATGGAAACCCGTTTGGACCTTGATAACCCCGACCCCAAAATGCGGACGCAAAAAATTTTAGGCTCAAGCATATTGCAAAAGCTGAGTTATAAGCCGGCCAGTAATTCGTGGGAAAACGGAGTTATTTATGATGCCTTGCACGGCCACCACTGGGATGCATCGGCCTATATTACTAAAAAGGGCGAGCTTAAAGTAACGGGCTACTGGCACTTTAAGTTTATTGGCAAAACGCTAACTTTTATTCGCATTTAA
- a CDS encoding ribose-phosphate pyrophosphokinase — protein MPLQFNPVKLFSGSATKTLSVKIAEAYGRDLGDVIVSRFSDGEFQPYFNESVRGSDVFLIQSTNPPSDNLMELLMLIDAARRASAHYVTAVIPYFGLARQDRKDKPRVAIGSKLVANLLVAAGINRIMTMDLHAAQIQGFFDIPVDHLDASVIFVPYIKSLGLGNLTIASPDMGGSYRARGFAKFFNAEVVICDKRRKRANEIESMTVIGDVTDQDIVLIDDICDTAGTLAKAAGLIMERGARSVRAVCTHPVLSGKAYETIENSVLTELIVTDTIELKHQSSKIRVLSTAELFAKAIANVNEHGSISDLFRVD, from the coding sequence ATGCCTTTACAATTCAACCCTGTTAAACTTTTCTCAGGTTCGGCAACAAAAACACTGTCGGTTAAAATTGCAGAAGCGTATGGGCGAGACTTGGGAGATGTAATTGTATCTCGTTTTAGCGATGGCGAATTTCAGCCTTACTTTAACGAATCGGTTAGAGGGTCGGATGTTTTTTTAATACAAAGCACCAATCCGCCAAGTGATAATTTAATGGAGCTTTTAATGCTGATTGATGCTGCACGCAGGGCATCGGCACATTATGTAACGGCAGTTATACCTTATTTTGGGTTGGCCCGTCAGGACAGGAAAGACAAACCCCGTGTAGCCATTGGTTCAAAACTGGTGGCTAATTTGTTGGTAGCGGCGGGCATTAACCGCATTATGACCATGGACCTACATGCCGCACAGATACAAGGTTTTTTTGATATTCCGGTAGACCATTTGGACGCATCAGTAATATTTGTGCCTTATATAAAAAGCCTCGGCTTAGGTAACTTAACCATAGCTTCGCCGGATATGGGCGGCTCGTACCGGGCACGTGGTTTTGCTAAGTTTTTTAACGCCGAAGTGGTTATTTGCGATAAGCGCCGTAAACGCGCCAACGAAATAGAATCTATGACGGTTATAGGTGATGTAACCGACCAGGATATTGTTTTGATTGATGACATTTGCGATACCGCAGGTACATTAGCAAAAGCAGCAGGCTTAATTATGGAGCGTGGCGCCCGCAGTGTAAGAGCGGTTTGTACACACCCTGTACTATCAGGCAAGGCTTACGAAACCATTGAAAACTCGGTTTTAACCGAATTGATTGTAACTGATACCATTGAGTTAAAACATCAAAGCAGCAAAATACGTGTACTATCAACCGCCGAATTGTTTGCCAAGGCAATTGCCAATGTGAACGAACACGGATCGATAAGCGACTTGTTTAGGGTGGATTAA
- a CDS encoding peptidase associated/transthyretin-like domain-containing protein, translating to MKIRSLIIITLLFISVAASAQTLTGSVVEGGSNIRLENVFIREVGSRQVALTDKSGNFYIRTALNHTLILSLPGYVSDTLFVIDFKPKHIELKRAGITLQTVTIADSKAAFNPEAEYPEVYEKSKFALSPSRIFGKESRDARRLKRYFKVEAEQRQVDAIFTPVLVSSIVPLKGRDLENFMSMYRPSLAFAKNSSQQTLTVYINDCYKKFKLLPADKRGLPQLNNN from the coding sequence ATGAAAATCAGATCCCTTATTATAATCACTTTGCTTTTTATATCCGTGGCAGCCAGCGCACAAACGTTAACCGGCTCCGTTGTTGAAGGCGGCAGTAATATTCGCCTCGAAAATGTTTTTATCCGCGAGGTGGGCAGCAGGCAGGTTGCACTGACAGATAAAAGTGGTAATTTTTACATCCGCACGGCACTTAACCATACGCTCATCTTATCGTTACCGGGCTACGTATCAGACACCTTGTTTGTTATCGATTTTAAGCCTAAGCATATTGAGCTAAAACGGGCCGGCATTACATTGCAAACCGTTACCATTGCCGATAGTAAAGCGGCATTTAACCCCGAAGCAGAGTACCCGGAAGTTTACGAAAAAAGCAAATTCGCGTTATCGCCATCGCGTATATTTGGGAAAGAATCGCGTGATGCAAGGCGTTTAAAACGCTATTTTAAAGTTGAAGCAGAGCAAAGGCAGGTTGACGCCATATTTACCCCGGTGCTGGTAAGCAGCATTGTGCCGTTAAAGGGGCGCGACCTGGAAAATTTTATGAGCATGTATCGCCCGTCGTTAGCTTTTGCAAAAAACAGTTCGCAGCAAACTTTAACCGTTTATATTAACGATTGTTACAAAAAATTTAAGTTGTTACCGGCCGATAAACGCGGCCTGCCCCAACTAAATAACAACTAA
- a CDS encoding 50S ribosomal protein L25/general stress protein Ctc — translation MKSITISGSLRENVGKRDAKELRYEGKVPAVLYGGATQTHFAVSVADLKPVVYTPVVHFIDLDIPGTKAQAIIKDIQFHPLTEEIIHVDFLELDAKKAVTIEIPIRLTGTSPGVKTGGKLVQKLRKLRIKALPGDHIDNIDVSIATLEVGKSVRVSDLKLEKLVITNAMEDTIVSVTTSRALRQAEQEAASGKK, via the coding sequence ATGAAATCAATTACTATTAGCGGTTCTCTAAGAGAGAACGTAGGGAAAAGAGACGCCAAAGAGCTGCGTTACGAAGGCAAAGTGCCTGCAGTTTTGTATGGTGGGGCAACACAAACCCACTTCGCGGTGTCCGTAGCTGATTTGAAACCGGTTGTTTACACACCCGTTGTTCATTTCATCGATCTGGATATTCCAGGTACAAAAGCACAAGCCATTATTAAAGACATTCAATTCCATCCGTTAACAGAGGAAATTATCCATGTTGACTTTTTGGAGCTTGATGCTAAAAAAGCGGTTACCATTGAAATTCCAATCCGTTTAACCGGAACTTCTCCTGGTGTTAAAACCGGTGGTAAATTAGTTCAAAAATTGCGTAAACTACGTATCAAGGCTTTACCTGGCGACCACATCGATAATATCGACGTTAGCATCGCTACTTTAGAGGTAGGTAAATCGGTACGTGTTAGCGATTTGAAATTGGAAAAATTAGTTATCACCAATGCAATGGAAGATACTATTGTTTCTGTAACTACCTCACGTGCACTACGTCAGGCAGAACAAGAAGCTGCTTCGGGTAAAAAATAA
- the rpsJ gene encoding 30S ribosomal protein S10 yields MSQRIRIKLKSYDYNLVDKSAEKIVKTVKPTGAVVSGPIPLPTEKKIFTVLRSPHVNKKAREQFQLCSYKRLLDIYSSNSKTVDALMKLELPSGVEVEIKV; encoded by the coding sequence ATGAGCCAAAGAATCAGAATCAAATTAAAATCTTACGATTACAATTTGGTAGATAAATCTGCCGAAAAAATCGTAAAAACAGTAAAACCTACGGGTGCTGTGGTAAGCGGACCAATCCCTTTGCCAACCGAAAAGAAAATTTTTACTGTATTGCGTTCACCGCACGTAAACAAAAAAGCACGTGAGCAATTTCAATTATGCTCATACAAACGTTTGTTAGATATTTACAGTTCAAACTCAAAAACAGTTGACGCTCTGATGAAATTAGAGTTGCCAAGTGGTGTTGAAGTTGAAATTAAAGTATAG
- a CDS encoding prephenate dehydrogenase: MNIGIIGLGDMGRLYAKAFAAAGYDVCGCDLPQNREKLEAELGPPGIKVLNDGHEVSARADVLIYSVEAESIAAVVAQYGASAKAGAIVAGQTSVKSPEIEAFEKYLPANVYIVTIHALHGPGFAPDQQKLAIIPHRSNPEVYQRMLDIFVKIGSDIVEIGDYHEHDKIVADTQAVTHVGFESMGTAWKEAGFFPWENASYIGGIDNVKILTTLRIFSYKAHVYAGLAILNPYAKQQVKRYAVSESELFKLMIKEEEKDFRGRIYKARDFVFHESTKPILLNDTVMREFSLAGKPELRKHNSHLSLLSMVDAWYHLGVNPYDNLICQTPPFRLRLGIAEYLFKNEELLEESIEAALYDKTIRGDDLEFHSAVREWSSIIVYGDMKGYKEHFNQVKEFFGDRLEQGRIQSAELIRRLME, from the coding sequence ATGAATATCGGTATTATTGGTTTGGGCGATATGGGCCGCTTATATGCAAAAGCATTTGCTGCGGCTGGCTATGATGTTTGCGGTTGCGATTTACCCCAGAACAGGGAAAAATTGGAAGCCGAATTAGGCCCGCCGGGCATAAAGGTTTTAAATGACGGGCACGAGGTATCGGCCCGGGCAGATGTATTGATTTATTCGGTAGAGGCGGAGAGCATTGCCGCTGTGGTTGCGCAATACGGAGCATCGGCCAAAGCCGGAGCTATTGTGGCCGGGCAGACGTCGGTAAAGTCGCCGGAGATTGAGGCTTTTGAAAAGTACCTTCCGGCAAACGTATACATTGTAACTATACATGCTTTGCACGGGCCGGGTTTTGCTCCCGATCAGCAAAAGCTGGCTATTATTCCGCACCGGAGCAACCCGGAGGTATACCAGCGGATGCTGGACATTTTTGTTAAGATAGGATCGGACATTGTTGAAATTGGGGATTACCACGAGCACGATAAAATTGTTGCCGATACGCAAGCCGTAACCCACGTAGGTTTTGAAAGTATGGGCACCGCCTGGAAAGAGGCCGGTTTTTTTCCGTGGGAAAATGCATCGTACATAGGGGGGATTGATAACGTGAAGATATTGACTACACTACGTATATTTAGCTATAAGGCGCATGTGTATGCGGGCCTTGCCATATTAAACCCCTATGCCAAACAGCAGGTGAAACGTTACGCGGTATCCGAATCGGAATTGTTTAAGCTGATGATTAAGGAGGAGGAAAAGGATTTTAGGGGGCGCATTTACAAAGCCCGCGATTTTGTTTTCCACGAAAGTACTAAGCCTATTTTGCTTAATGATACCGTAATGCGCGAGTTTTCATTAGCCGGAAAGCCCGAACTGCGTAAGCATAACTCGCACCTGAGTTTACTCAGCATGGTTGATGCCTGGTATCATTTAGGCGTAAACCCTTATGATAACCTCATTTGCCAAACACCACCATTCCGCCTGCGTTTGGGTATTGCCGAATACTTATTTAAAAACGAGGAGTTACTGGAAGAATCGATAGAAGCTGCACTTTACGATAAAACCATCAGGGGCGACGATCTGGAATTTCATTCGGCAGTAAGGGAATGGTCGTCTATTATAGTTTATGGCGATATGAAGGGCTACAAAGAGCACTTTAACCAGGTAAAAGAATTCTTCGGCGACAGGCTTGAGCAAGGCCGTATACAAAGTGCCGAGTTAATTAGGAGGCTGATGGAGTAA
- a CDS encoding M1 family metallopeptidase — protein sequence MIKQVLTAALFLGFVAATSAQTLYTPRDIQKAYNKGTRSPDGRPGKNYWQNHARYNIQVTALPPDRTVKGTEQITYINNSPDTLKGLNMKLILNIHRPGAARGGNVSADYLTPGVQVDSFTAGDKPVKWDNAAASSTNQGIRLPTPLMPHDSVKLNINWHYQISLQSEREGMIDSTTFYLAYFYPRVSVYDDYNGWDRLPFTDFLEFYNDFNDYKLSVTVPKNYMVWATGTLQNATEVLKPEFAKRLEASFTCDSTIHVATQDEVTGNKVTQQNATNTWVWTANNITDMAVGISNHYVWDAASVLVDDKTNRRASMQAAFDNTANDFHHSVQNGRNSLGWLSHNWPGVPYPFPKMTAFQGFADMEYPMMVNDSKQDDLHFAQFVQDHEIAHTYFPFYMGINESRYGFMDEGWATTFELLIGTAEVGKEAAEKLYKNFRVNRWIHDASSFEDLPIITPSSELFSANGNNEYGKPSLSYLALKDMLGDELFKKALHAYMDRWNGKHPIPWDYFYSMNDASGKNLNWFFNNWFFTNYYIDLAITTVTKAGSGYNVSINNIGGFAVPFDVIITYSDGTTGTIHQTPAIWQTNQKNATVGLKTTKTIKSVKIDGGIFMDANEKDNVWASK from the coding sequence ATGATTAAACAAGTACTAACAGCTGCCCTGTTTTTGGGGTTTGTTGCCGCAACATCGGCACAAACGCTGTACACCCCGCGCGACATTCAAAAGGCCTATAACAAAGGCACCCGTTCGCCCGATGGCCGCCCCGGTAAAAACTACTGGCAAAACCATGCCCGTTACAATATACAGGTAACTGCCCTCCCGCCCGATCGTACTGTTAAAGGTACCGAACAAATCACCTACATCAATAACAGCCCCGATACCCTTAAAGGGCTTAATATGAAACTCATCCTTAACATTCACCGCCCCGGCGCAGCCAGAGGTGGCAACGTAAGTGCCGATTATTTAACCCCGGGTGTACAGGTGGATAGCTTTACCGCCGGAGATAAGCCCGTAAAATGGGATAATGCAGCCGCCTCAAGCACCAATCAGGGTATTCGCCTGCCAACGCCCTTAATGCCGCACGATTCGGTTAAGTTGAATATCAACTGGCATTACCAAATATCGCTGCAAAGCGAACGCGAAGGTATGATTGATAGTACAACTTTTTACCTGGCCTACTTTTACCCAAGGGTATCTGTTTACGACGACTATAACGGATGGGACAGGCTGCCCTTTACCGATTTTTTAGAGTTTTACAACGATTTTAACGATTATAAACTGAGCGTTACCGTACCCAAAAACTACATGGTTTGGGCCACCGGCACGCTGCAAAATGCTACCGAAGTATTAAAGCCCGAATTTGCCAAACGTCTGGAGGCATCTTTCACGTGCGATTCTACCATACATGTAGCCACCCAGGACGAAGTTACCGGTAATAAGGTAACCCAGCAAAACGCTACCAATACCTGGGTATGGACGGCAAACAACATTACCGATATGGCTGTAGGCATTAGCAACCATTATGTATGGGACGCCGCCAGCGTATTGGTTGATGATAAAACCAACCGCAGAGCCAGCATGCAGGCTGCTTTTGATAACACCGCTAACGATTTTCATCATTCGGTACAAAACGGCCGCAATAGTTTGGGCTGGTTATCGCACAACTGGCCGGGTGTACCATACCCCTTCCCTAAAATGACGGCCTTCCAGGGTTTTGCCGATATGGAATACCCCATGATGGTGAACGACAGTAAGCAAGACGACCTTCACTTTGCCCAATTTGTTCAGGATCATGAAATAGCGCACACCTACTTCCCTTTTTATATGGGTATTAACGAAAGCCGGTATGGTTTTATGGATGAAGGATGGGCCACCACCTTTGAACTATTGATTGGTACCGCCGAAGTTGGTAAAGAGGCTGCCGAAAAGCTATACAAAAACTTTCGTGTTAACCGTTGGATACATGATGCATCTTCGTTTGAAGACCTGCCAATCATCACCCCTTCGAGCGAATTATTTTCGGCTAACGGCAACAACGAATACGGTAAGCCATCATTAAGCTACCTGGCTCTAAAAGATATGCTTGGCGACGAGCTGTTTAAAAAGGCCCTACATGCCTATATGGATAGATGGAACGGCAAGCACCCCATCCCATGGGATTATTTTTATTCCATGAATGATGCATCCGGCAAAAACCTTAACTGGTTTTTCAACAACTGGTTTTTCACCAATTATTATATCGACCTTGCCATTACCACCGTAACCAAGGCCGGCAGTGGCTACAACGTCAGCATCAATAATATTGGCGGTTTTGCCGTTCCGTTTGATGTAATTATCACCTACAGCGATGGCACCACCGGCACCATACACCAAACACCCGCCATTTGGCAAACCAATCAAAAAAATGCTACCGTAGGTTTAAAAACAACTAAAACCATCAAATCGGTAAAAATAGACGGCGGCATTTTTATGGATGCCAACGAAAAAGATAATGTATGGGCGAGTAAATAA
- the rpsG gene encoding 30S ribosomal protein S7, whose amino-acid sequence MRKSKPKKRIILPDPKFNDTLVTRFVNNMMYDGKKSTAYSIFYDAVELVEKKTSDSGLETWKKALNNIMPAVEVKSRRVGGANFQVPTEVRPERKIALGMKWLISYARKRGEKTMMEKLAGEIISAAKGEGAAVKKKEDTHKMAEANKAFSHFRF is encoded by the coding sequence ATGAGAAAGTCGAAACCAAAAAAGAGAATTATCCTTCCTGATCCAAAGTTCAATGATACTTTGGTTACAAGGTTTGTAAATAATATGATGTATGACGGAAAGAAAAGTACCGCATACTCTATATTTTATGATGCTGTTGAACTTGTTGAGAAAAAAACAAGCGATAGCGGATTAGAAACATGGAAAAAAGCATTAAACAACATTATGCCTGCCGTTGAGGTTAAGAGCCGTAGGGTTGGTGGTGCAAACTTCCAGGTTCCAACAGAAGTACGTCCGGAGCGTAAAATTGCTTTGGGTATGAAATGGTTAATTAGCTACGCACGTAAACGCGGCGAAAAAACCATGATGGAAAAATTAGCCGGAGAAATTATCAGCGCTGCAAAAGGCGAAGGTGCTGCGGTTAAGAAGAAAGAAGATACGCACAAAATGGCCGAAGCCAACAAAGCGTTCTCTCATTTCCGTTTCTAA
- the fusA gene encoding elongation factor G: MSRDLRYTRNIGIAAHIDAGKTTTTERILYYSGVSHKIGEVHEGAATMDWMAQEQERGITITSAATTVNWKYRGQQYHINIIDTPGHVDFTVEVNRSLRVLDGLVFLFSAVDGVEPQSETNWRLANNYNVARIGFVNKMDRSGADFLKVVKQVKSMLGSNAVPLQLPIGSEESFKGVVDLINWRGIVWNEHDKGMTFTEVPIPEDMIEEATEWREKLLESVADYDESLMEKFFEAPESITEREILDALRKAVLDAKIVPMVCGSSFKNKGVQTMLDYVMELLPSPMDVDGIVGTNPDTGEEIIRQPSEKEPFAALAFKIATDPFVGRLCFIRVYSGNLEAGSYVYNMRSENKERISRIFQMHANKQNPIPNVGAGDIAAVVGFKDIKTGDTLCDEKHPIVLESMNFPEPVIGLAIEPKTQADVDKLGMALGKLSEEDPTFRVTSDEESGQTIISGMGELHLDIIMDRLKREFKVEVNQGAPQVSYKESITGQTQHRETYKKQTGGRGKFADIQVIISPADEGTVGLQFVNEISGGSIPREFIPSVEKGFKAAMDNGVLAGYPLVNMKVRLIDGSFHAVDSDALSFEICARGAYREALPKCKPMLLEPIMKIEILTPEENMGDVIGDMNRRRGQLLGMDSRAGAQVIKATVPLSEMFGYVTQLRTITSGRATSTMEFDHYAEAPRNVQEEVVAKAKGKKAAANA, from the coding sequence ATGTCAAGAGACTTAAGGTACACCAGGAACATAGGTATTGCTGCTCACATTGATGCAGGTAAAACAACTACTACCGAGCGTATATTATATTATTCGGGTGTTAGCCACAAAATTGGTGAGGTACACGAAGGTGCCGCAACAATGGACTGGATGGCGCAAGAGCAGGAGCGTGGTATCACCATTACTTCGGCTGCAACAACCGTAAACTGGAAATATCGCGGCCAACAATACCACATCAACATTATTGATACACCGGGCCACGTGGATTTTACCGTTGAGGTAAACCGCTCGCTGCGTGTATTGGATGGTTTGGTGTTTTTGTTTTCGGCGGTTGATGGTGTTGAGCCACAATCAGAAACCAACTGGCGCTTAGCTAACAACTATAACGTTGCCCGTATAGGCTTTGTTAACAAGATGGACCGTAGTGGTGCCGATTTTTTAAAGGTTGTTAAGCAAGTAAAATCAATGTTAGGCAGCAACGCCGTACCATTGCAATTACCAATTGGCAGCGAAGAAAGCTTTAAAGGTGTTGTTGATTTGATTAACTGGAGAGGTATCGTTTGGAATGAGCATGATAAAGGGATGACCTTTACCGAAGTGCCTATCCCTGAGGATATGATAGAAGAAGCTACCGAATGGAGAGAAAAATTGTTGGAATCGGTTGCCGATTACGATGAGAGCCTGATGGAAAAATTCTTCGAAGCTCCGGAATCTATCACCGAACGCGAAATTTTAGATGCATTGCGTAAAGCAGTGTTAGATGCTAAAATTGTGCCTATGGTATGTGGTTCATCTTTCAAAAATAAAGGTGTACAAACCATGTTAGATTACGTGATGGAATTATTGCCATCGCCAATGGATGTTGATGGTATAGTTGGTACCAACCCAGATACTGGCGAGGAAATTATCCGTCAACCTTCGGAAAAAGAGCCATTTGCAGCATTGGCGTTTAAAATAGCAACCGATCCGTTTGTTGGTCGTTTATGCTTTATCCGCGTTTACTCTGGTAATTTAGAAGCCGGTTCGTATGTATATAACATGCGTTCGGAAAATAAAGAACGTATCTCTCGTATATTCCAAATGCACGCTAACAAGCAAAACCCTATACCTAATGTAGGTGCCGGTGATATTGCTGCGGTAGTGGGCTTTAAGGATATTAAAACAGGTGATACACTTTGTGATGAAAAACACCCTATCGTTTTAGAGTCGATGAATTTCCCTGAGCCGGTTATCGGTTTAGCTATCGAGCCTAAAACTCAGGCTGATGTTGATAAATTGGGTATGGCTTTAGGTAAATTATCTGAAGAAGATCCAACTTTCCGCGTAACATCTGATGAAGAAAGCGGCCAAACCATTATATCTGGTATGGGCGAACTTCACTTAGATATCATCATGGATCGTTTAAAACGTGAGTTTAAGGTTGAAGTTAACCAAGGTGCTCCGCAGGTATCTTACAAAGAGTCTATCACAGGCCAAACACAACACCGCGAAACATACAAGAAACAAACCGGTGGTCGTGGTAAATTTGCCGATATCCAGGTTATTATATCACCTGCTGACGAAGGTACAGTTGGTTTACAATTTGTTAACGAAATATCTGGTGGTTCTATCCCCCGCGAGTTTATCCCATCTGTAGAAAAGGGCTTTAAAGCTGCTATGGATAACGGTGTATTGGCAGGTTACCCATTGGTGAACATGAAGGTACGTTTGATAGATGGTTCGTTCCACGCTGTCGATTCGGATGCATTATCTTTCGAGATCTGTGCCCGTGGCGCTTACCGCGAAGCTTTACCAAAATGTAAACCGATGTTGTTGGAGCCTATCATGAAAATCGAAATATTAACCCCTGAAGAAAACATGGGGGATGTTATCGGTGATATGAACCGTCGTCGTGGCCAGCTGTTAGGTATGGATTCGCGCGCAGGTGCACAGGTTATTAAAGCAACCGTACCATTGAGCGAAATGTTTGGTTATGTAACTCAGTTACGTACCATTACTTCGGGCCGTGCAACTTCAACAATGGAGTTTGACCACTACGCCGAAGCACCTCGTAACGTACAGGAAGAAGTTGTGGCTAAAGCCAAAGGCAAAAAAGCTGCTGCAAACGCGTAA